gattaataataatcaacacAACTTCTCGAATAGGTCTACTTATGGGCAAAATAACAATGGCAACACTCAACGATTTGACAGAAATCCCAGGTTTGGCGAAAACCCGCGGTTTGATAgaagtaattcaataataataataataataataataataataataataataataataataataataataataaagagagTATATGTAAGAGCCCCAAGAGAGTATATGTTGCGTCATAACAATGTGGCAAAAATTGTGCACTTGGAGATGCAGATCAAGTTTGGGAATATTGCAGAGGTCCCCCCTTACTATAAATATCAGCCTCCTCCTCTGGTTGAGTTCAATCACGTCAAGATCTACTGGATGTCCAAATGATTACAGACAGGCGGGTAGTACACAACAAGCCTGACATCCTGGTATTGGATCAGCTGGAGAAGAGGGCTTATATAATTGATATTGCTGTACCTTCAGATGAGAATGCTCAGAAGACCAGAGGCGAGAAAATCAGAAAATACCAAGAGCTATCATTTGAGGTGAAGGAAATGTATGGGCTGAATACAGTGAGAGTACTTCCAATTGTAATAACAGTCAATGGCCTGATACTCAAGTCGGTTGTGGAAATATGTCGAAGTATTGACTTGGTAGACGAGGTGCTGAAGAGAATGCAAAAATCTGTCCTCCTTGACACTGCACGTATTGTGCGCAAGTTCATAAAATAGTCAAACAGTGTTATAAAGATGAAAGGAAGGTTGCATTAAAGTGCcccttctttgaaaatatttccgcAAGAGCGTGCTTATAAaagggataataataataataatattaataataataataataggtttGATGGAATGGCAGACAGATATGGGACCAAAGGTAGAGGAAACAATGGTCAAAGACAACAAAATAGAATGTGGTGTGGAATTTGTGAAATGAATAACCATTCCATTGACAATTGacaattcaacttgaaaaatcaAAAGAAAGAAGACAGTTATTGTCAAATTTGCAAAGTAAAAGGGCATTCTATCAAAAGCTGTAAGTTCAATGGGAAAGTAATTGAGTCAAAAAACGAGTAGACGGGGTTCTTGGTTCTGTTATTGTGGATGCTCACAACCCCACAACCAATCGGAATGTGTCTCGAGCTAGTTTTGAAAAAGAGGAAATTTCCTTGAAACGTAAGGATAACATTTGTAACACGAAATTTTCAAATGacaaaaaagtttttattaattcgagTGATCGTGTTGAGGTAGAAATAATTCATGAAGATAATTTGGAAAAGCATGAAATAGGTGATAAGAGGAAAAGTGTTAGTGCTGAGCATGAAACCTCAAGAAGTATTAAGGAGAAAAGCAAAGAGGATATTATTTTCAAGCATGATAGCCTATGTGAaagagaggaaaatttcaaaaaagatcaAGAAGAGCTATTAAGGAAGAAACCCAtaaagatattattataaaagatgaagcattgaaaaattgtaacgAAAAAGATACTTTTAAGGAAGTTTCAAAAAGTGTATTGGAGAAAAGTCATAAAGATATTATTTTGCAACAAGATAAAATATGTAAAGGAAGTGATAGTTTGGATCAAGAAATCTCGATTCATTCTTATTCGTCCAATGAACGAATATGTAAATCTCCAGTATTAATCACTGGAGTTTTGtgtgataaaaaaattaatattcttttcgATAGTGGGTCTTCAGTTCCACTCTTGAACAGATCAT
The genomic region above belongs to Nilaparvata lugens isolate BPH chromosome 5, ASM1435652v1, whole genome shotgun sequence and contains:
- the LOC120351611 gene encoding uncharacterized protein LOC120351611; its protein translation is MITDRRVVHNKPDILVLDQLEKRAYIIDIAVPSDENAQKTRGEKIRKYQELSFEVKEMYGLNTVRVLPIVITVNGLILKSVVEICRSIDLVDEVLKRMQKSVLLDTARIVRKFIK